A DNA window from uncultured Methanoregula sp. contains the following coding sequences:
- a CDS encoding PAS domain-containing methyl-accepting chemotaxis protein, which translates to MDLKEIEGILARANNGNFSARIDENTVELPLRPIAQQVNRAIDLLADAADTKRKSDTMIRDNPLAIAVLRKDKSRIDINKQYEVAWRGTRDELMKKKLYDFDITVLSGEHFYACFETKKLAVTEAMVKFPDGIKKYLTLYAIPMLDNNNEIEGAFYVWVDYTELHEKMDAVRKMEYRVDRMIQDNPLAIAVLRKDKSRISINKQYEIAWKGSREELMRKKLYDFDITVLSGEDFYACFTTKKLAVTEAMVKFPDGEKKYLTLNAIPILDDAGEIDGAFYVWVDYTDAHKKIDEIKKVEYRVDRMIQDNPLAIAVLRKDKSRISINKQYEIAWKGSREELMRKKLYDFDITVLSGEDFYACFTTKKLAVTEAMVKFPDGEKKYLTLNAIPILDEAGEIDGAFYVWVDYTDAHKKLDEIQNLMDSSQKQADLLSQSTAGLGKAVNSMAQGDLRMRAEILEGDPLATLKTDFNKALDSVRSVIGELEHAVHRLELTTTDTSKSTIEISKSTEQVAVSTQKSADGTKRQLDELEKVSKEISDLSASIEEIASTSHTLMDHAQKAATEGNQAAELGKIATGKMEMVEKIAGESVTEITALNERMKEISNIVKMIADISSQTNLLALNAAIEAARAGEHGRGFAVVAGEVRNLAGESKIATNQIGDLISSIQDNSNKTAAAIRSSYNEIQAGIESVNKTIEGLNRITAESNIVASGVTEITKATEDQAQATTRVMSGMEKSSAITRENQERMEDMAALAEETSASTEEIASASAELAEMAERLKKMMEQFKLK; encoded by the coding sequence ATGGATCTGAAAGAGATCGAAGGAATTCTTGCCCGGGCAAATAATGGTAATTTTTCCGCCCGTATTGATGAGAACACGGTTGAACTCCCGCTGAGGCCCATTGCCCAGCAGGTGAACCGTGCAATTGACTTGCTGGCGGATGCAGCTGACACCAAACGCAAATCCGATACCATGATTCGGGATAACCCGCTGGCAATTGCCGTGCTCCGGAAAGACAAGAGCCGGATTGATATCAACAAACAGTACGAGGTTGCCTGGCGGGGCACCCGCGACGAGCTGATGAAGAAGAAGCTGTACGACTTCGATATCACCGTGCTCTCCGGCGAACATTTCTATGCCTGTTTCGAGACAAAAAAACTTGCCGTGACCGAGGCGATGGTCAAATTCCCGGACGGGATAAAAAAATACCTCACGCTCTATGCGATCCCCATGCTCGACAACAATAATGAGATTGAGGGGGCATTCTACGTCTGGGTAGATTATACCGAGCTCCATGAGAAGATGGATGCCGTCAGGAAGATGGAGTATCGCGTTGATCGCATGATCCAGGATAACCCGCTTGCGATTGCGGTGCTCCGGAAGGACAAGAGCCGGATCTCCATCAACAAACAGTACGAGATTGCATGGAAAGGCTCCCGCGAGGAACTGATGAGGAAGAAGTTGTACGACTTCGACATCACGGTACTCTCTGGCGAAGATTTCTATGCCTGTTTCACGACAAAAAAACTTGCCGTGACCGAGGCGATGGTCAAATTCCCCGACGGGGAAAAGAAATATCTGACGCTCAATGCGATCCCGATTCTCGATGATGCCGGTGAGATCGATGGTGCGTTTTATGTCTGGGTGGATTACACGGACGCCCACAAAAAGATCGATGAGATTAAAAAAGTGGAGTACCGGGTTGACCGGATGATCCAGGACAACCCGCTGGCAATTGCCGTGCTCCGGAAGGACAAGAGCCGGATCTCCATCAACAAACAGTACGAGATTGCGTGGAAGGGCTCCCGCGAGGAACTGATGAGGAAGAAGTTGTACGACTTCGACATCACGGTACTCTCCGGTGAAGATTTCTATGCCTGTTTCACGACAAAAAAACTTGCCGTGACCGAGGCGATGGTCAAATTCCCTGACGGGGAAAAGAAATATCTGACGCTCAATGCGATCCCGATTCTCGATGAGGCCGGTGAGATCGATGGTGCGTTTTATGTCTGGGTGGACTACACGGATGCCCACAAGAAACTCGACGAGATCCAGAATCTCATGGACAGTTCCCAGAAACAGGCAGATCTCCTGTCGCAGAGTACCGCCGGACTTGGGAAGGCAGTAAACTCCATGGCCCAGGGCGACCTGAGGATGCGAGCTGAAATTCTGGAAGGCGATCCCTTGGCCACGCTCAAGACGGATTTCAATAAAGCCCTTGATTCGGTCAGAAGCGTTATCGGTGAACTGGAACATGCGGTTCACCGGCTCGAACTCACTACCACTGATACCAGCAAGAGCACGATCGAGATTTCCAAGTCCACCGAGCAGGTGGCAGTCTCGACCCAGAAGTCTGCGGACGGAACCAAGAGACAACTCGACGAGCTTGAGAAAGTGAGTAAGGAGATCTCGGACCTTTCCGCATCCATTGAGGAGATTGCAAGTACCTCGCACACCCTCATGGACCATGCCCAGAAAGCAGCCACTGAGGGCAACCAGGCAGCCGAGCTGGGCAAGATCGCTACCGGTAAGATGGAGATGGTGGAAAAGATAGCGGGCGAGAGCGTAACCGAGATTACCGCTCTCAATGAACGGATGAAGGAGATCTCCAACATCGTCAAGATGATTGCGGATATATCGAGCCAGACCAATCTCCTTGCCCTCAACGCAGCTATCGAAGCTGCCCGTGCCGGCGAACACGGGCGCGGTTTTGCGGTTGTTGCAGGCGAGGTGCGCAACCTTGCCGGAGAATCCAAGATCGCAACGAACCAGATAGGCGATCTTATCAGCTCAATCCAGGACAACAGCAACAAGACTGCCGCCGCCATCAGGAGTTCATACAACGAGATCCAGGCCGGTATCGAGAGCGTGAACAAGACGATCGAAGGTCTGAACCGGATCACTGCTGAATCGAATATCGTTGCATCGGGCGTGACCGAGATCACAAAAGCAACGGAAGACCAGGCACAGGCCACGACCCGCGTTATGAGCGGCATGGAAAAGTCCAGCGCCATCACCCGCGAGAACCAGGAGCGGATGGAGGACATGGCCGCCCTTGCCGAGGAGACCAGCGCTTCCACTGAGGAGATCGCGAGTGCATCGGCCGAACTTGCAGAGATGGCAGAACGTTTAAAGAAGATGATGGAACAATTCAAACTGAAGTGA
- a CDS encoding chemotaxis protein CheW has translation MASTIDVVEFELGGERYALDIQLVREIVEMMQITPIPRAPPFISGVINLRGEITNIMNLNTLLGLANQQIRDNQKIIVLVPEAAGGSNVGIIVDDVSSVLQVQEEDIDHIGEGFASEFSSFVKGIIKIKTDESQNKGTKEKNLIIWIDMQKVLRDAAE, from the coding sequence ATGGCATCCACGATTGACGTTGTAGAATTCGAGCTGGGCGGGGAGCGCTATGCGCTTGACATCCAGCTTGTCCGGGAGATTGTCGAGATGATGCAGATCACCCCGATTCCCCGTGCACCGCCGTTTATTTCCGGCGTGATAAATCTCCGCGGGGAGATTACGAACATCATGAACCTCAACACACTCCTCGGGCTTGCGAACCAGCAGATCCGGGATAACCAGAAGATCATCGTTCTTGTCCCGGAGGCTGCCGGAGGCAGCAATGTCGGGATTATCGTTGACGATGTGAGCAGTGTCCTGCAGGTTCAGGAAGAAGATATCGATCATATCGGGGAAGGATTTGCCTCAGAGTTCTCTTCGTTTGTAAAAGGTATCATCAAGATAAAAACTGATGAATCGCAGAACAAGGGGACAAAAGAGAAGAACCTGATCATCTGGATCGATATGCAGAAAGTCCTGAGAGACGCTGCAGAATAG